In one Salipiger abyssi genomic region, the following are encoded:
- the fliF gene encoding flagellar basal-body MS-ring/collar protein FliF, whose translation MQQIAHIWEGLGARRRVIVIAASAAVLLALLAMGRMASTPSMALLYAGLENGAAGEVVSALEARGVPYEVRGGAIFVPETERDTLRMTLASEGLPANSNQGYELLDGLSGFGTTSQMFDAAYWRAKEGELARTIVANPYIATARVHIANSSANPFQRDVTPSASISVTTAGEVLSPQQARALKYLVASAVPGLTPEDVAVIDGKGGLIGAEDETGAGPTADDKAAQLRDRVQRLVEARVGLGNAVVEVSVDTVTESETIRQRQFDPEGRVVISTDTEEQSSTSQDTGGGDVTVASNLPDGEAGGGDSSSSQSAETRERVNYEVSETMREITRVPGAIKRLTVAVLVNGSYETAADGTQTFVPLPEAELTALRDLVASAVGFEEERGDEITLRSLPFERPEGLGTGPLAPGWFSMPLDPMTLIQMAVLAVVALILGLFVVRPILTAPARGAAEGGALALPGGGDMSAQVLEGEISPDEDDFAPLPSLGGGEGFGGMGMVDFDAPAEEDPVDRLRNLIEERKSETVEILRSWLDDKEDAQ comes from the coding sequence TTGCAGCAGATCGCGCATATCTGGGAGGGCCTCGGCGCGCGGCGCCGGGTGATCGTCATCGCCGCATCCGCGGCAGTGCTGTTGGCACTGCTGGCGATGGGGCGCATGGCCTCGACGCCGTCGATGGCGCTGCTTTACGCGGGGCTGGAGAATGGCGCCGCGGGCGAGGTGGTCTCGGCGCTGGAAGCGCGCGGCGTGCCCTACGAGGTGCGCGGCGGCGCCATTTTCGTGCCCGAGACAGAGCGCGACACACTGCGCATGACGCTCGCGAGCGAGGGGCTGCCGGCGAATTCCAACCAGGGCTACGAGCTGCTCGACGGGCTGTCGGGATTCGGCACCACCTCGCAGATGTTCGATGCCGCCTATTGGCGCGCCAAGGAGGGTGAGCTGGCGCGCACCATCGTCGCGAATCCCTATATTGCCACGGCGCGGGTGCATATCGCCAATTCCTCGGCGAATCCCTTCCAGCGCGACGTGACGCCTTCGGCCTCGATCTCGGTCACCACCGCCGGCGAGGTGCTGTCGCCACAGCAGGCGCGGGCGCTGAAATATCTCGTCGCCTCCGCCGTGCCCGGGCTCACGCCCGAGGATGTGGCGGTGATCGACGGCAAGGGCGGGCTGATCGGTGCCGAGGACGAGACCGGCGCCGGCCCTACCGCCGACGACAAGGCGGCGCAGCTGCGCGACCGTGTGCAGCGGCTGGTCGAGGCGCGGGTGGGGCTGGGCAACGCGGTGGTCGAGGTCAGCGTCGATACGGTCACCGAGAGCGAGACGATTCGCCAGCGCCAGTTCGATCCCGAGGGCCGCGTGGTGATCTCCACCGATACCGAGGAGCAGAGCAGCACCTCCCAGGATACCGGCGGCGGCGATGTCACCGTCGCCTCCAACCTGCCTGACGGCGAGGCCGGGGGCGGCGACAGCTCGTCGAGCCAGAGCGCCGAGACCCGCGAGCGCGTAAACTACGAAGTCTCTGAAACTATGCGGGAAATCACCCGCGTGCCGGGAGCGATCAAGCGCCTGACCGTCGCCGTTCTGGTCAATGGCAGCTACGAGACGGCGGCAGACGGCACCCAGACATTCGTGCCGCTGCCCGAGGCGGAGCTGACGGCGCTGCGCGATCTGGTGGCCTCTGCCGTCGGTTTCGAGGAGGAGCGCGGCGACGAGATCACCCTGCGTTCCCTGCCCTTCGAGCGGCCCGAGGGGCTGGGCACCGGCCCGCTGGCGCCGGGCTGGTTCTCGATGCCGCTGGATCCGATGACGCTGATCCAGATGGCTGTTCTGGCGGTGGTGGCGCTGATCCTGGGGCTCTTCGTGGTGCGCCCGATCCTGACCGCGCCGGCGCGCGGCGCGGCTGAGGGCGGGGCGCTGGCGCTGCCCGGCGGCGGCGACATGTCGGCACAGGTGCTGGAGGGCGAGATCTCGCCCGACGAGGACGATTTCGCCCCCTTGCCGTCGCTCGGCGGCGGCGAGGGATTCGGCGGCATGGGCATGGTCGATTTCGATGCTCCCGCAGAGGAAGACCCGGTGGACCGGCTGCGCAACCTGATCGAAGAGCGCAAGAGCGAGACGGTCGAGATCCTGCGCAGCTGGCTCGATGACAAGGAAGACGCGCAATGA
- a CDS encoding ABC transporter permease, giving the protein MSLRIAARFARRELRGGLRGFRIFLACLALGVAAIAGVGSVRSAIQAGLADQGAILLGGDAQARFTYRFADEAERAWLESISTAVSEVTDFRSMAVVDGGDGPERGLTQVKSVDDAYPLLGQMQLDPPMPLAQALDGAEHPGAVMAPVLADRLGLSPGDTFRLGTQPFTLSAVIVTEPDDAGDGFGLGPRTLMRTADLEGSGLLAPGSLFETEYRLLVPKGSDMDALKAQAEAQFEGTGVRWRDARNGAPGIARFVDRLGGFLVLVGLSGLAVGGIGVSAAVRAYLARKTSVIATLRTLGASRRVIFLTYFIQIGALSLVGIALGLILGAAIPVLFSPIIAASLPIPVILTLYPEPLAEAAIYGVLTALLFTLWPLARTEEVRAATLFRDALDSARALPAARYVIATLLLLALLVAVAALFSGDPRITLWTAGGILCALVILAIAASGIRALARRATPAARGHPVWRWALGAIGGPRETAASVVLSLGLGLSVLAAIGQIDGNLRASISRDLPEVAPSYFFVDIQPDQIDGYLARLEDDPAVSRVDTAPMLRGVITQINGRNAQEVAGDHWVVRGDRGITYAAEPDSRTIVTEGEWWPEDYDGPPQISFAREEAEEIGLKLGDEITFNVLGRDISATITSFRDVDFSTAGIGFVMTLNPAALQGAPHTFISTVYAEPEAEAQILRDLAGAYPNITAIRVRDAIDRVSVLLEGIAGAIRWGAAATLLTGFLVLIGAAAAGEGARTYEAAVLKTLGASRARILQSFALRSALLGAAAGVVALGAGILGGWAVSTFLMETEFGVIWSSALGIIAGGVLATLLAGLGFAWRPLAARPAQVLRARE; this is encoded by the coding sequence ATGAGCCTCCGCATTGCCGCCCGCTTTGCCCGCCGCGAGCTGCGCGGAGGGCTGCGCGGCTTTCGTATCTTTCTGGCCTGTCTCGCGCTGGGTGTTGCCGCGATTGCCGGGGTCGGCTCGGTGCGCTCGGCCATCCAGGCGGGGCTGGCCGATCAGGGCGCGATCCTGCTGGGCGGCGACGCGCAGGCGAGATTCACCTATCGCTTTGCCGATGAGGCCGAACGCGCCTGGCTGGAGAGCATCTCGACCGCCGTGTCGGAGGTGACCGATTTCCGCTCCATGGCGGTGGTCGACGGCGGGGACGGGCCGGAACGCGGGCTGACTCAGGTGAAATCGGTCGACGATGCCTATCCGCTGCTGGGGCAGATGCAGCTCGACCCGCCGATGCCGCTGGCACAGGCGCTGGACGGGGCGGAGCATCCCGGCGCGGTGATGGCGCCGGTTCTGGCCGACCGGCTGGGGCTCTCCCCCGGCGACACGTTCCGGCTGGGCACGCAGCCCTTCACCCTCAGCGCGGTGATCGTAACCGAGCCCGACGATGCCGGCGACGGCTTCGGCCTTGGCCCGCGCACGCTGATGCGCACCGCCGATCTGGAGGGCTCGGGCCTGCTCGCGCCCGGTTCGCTGTTTGAAACCGAATACCGGCTGCTGGTTCCCAAGGGCAGCGATATGGATGCGCTGAAAGCCCAGGCCGAGGCGCAGTTCGAGGGCACCGGCGTGCGCTGGCGCGACGCCCGCAACGGCGCGCCGGGCATTGCGCGCTTTGTCGACCGACTGGGCGGGTTTCTGGTACTCGTGGGGCTCTCGGGGCTCGCGGTGGGCGGCATCGGCGTCTCGGCGGCGGTGCGGGCCTATCTGGCGCGCAAGACCTCGGTCATCGCGACGCTGCGCACGCTGGGGGCCAGCCGCCGGGTGATCTTTCTCACGTATTTCATTCAAATCGGCGCGCTGAGCCTTGTCGGCATCGCACTGGGGCTGATCCTCGGCGCCGCAATCCCGGTGCTGTTTTCTCCGATCATCGCCGCCTCACTGCCGATCCCGGTGATCCTTACCCTCTACCCCGAGCCGCTGGCCGAGGCCGCCATCTATGGCGTGCTGACCGCGCTGCTCTTCACCCTCTGGCCGCTGGCCCGCACCGAGGAGGTGCGCGCCGCCACCCTCTTCCGCGATGCGCTGGACAGCGCCCGCGCCCTGCCGGCGGCGCGCTATGTTATCGCCACGCTGCTGCTGCTCGCACTGCTTGTCGCGGTGGCCGCGCTGTTCTCCGGCGATCCGCGCATCACGCTGTGGACGGCGGGCGGCATCCTCTGCGCGCTGGTCATTCTGGCCATCGCCGCCTCCGGCATCCGCGCGCTGGCAAGGCGTGCCACGCCCGCCGCTAGAGGCCATCCGGTCTGGCGCTGGGCGCTGGGAGCGATTGGCGGGCCGCGCGAAACCGCCGCGTCGGTGGTGCTGTCGCTGGGGCTGGGCCTCTCGGTGCTCGCCGCCATCGGCCAGATCGACGGCAATCTGCGCGCCTCGATCAGCCGCGACCTGCCGGAGGTGGCCCCGTCCTATTTCTTTGTCGACATCCAGCCCGACCAGATCGACGGTTATCTTGCCCGACTGGAAGACGACCCCGCCGTTAGCCGCGTGGATACCGCGCCGATGCTGCGCGGGGTGATCACGCAGATCAATGGGCGGAACGCGCAGGAGGTGGCGGGCGATCACTGGGTGGTGCGCGGCGATCGGGGCATCACCTATGCGGCAGAGCCCGACAGCCGCACCATCGTCACCGAGGGCGAATGGTGGCCCGAGGATTACGACGGCCCGCCGCAGATCAGCTTTGCCCGCGAGGAGGCCGAGGAGATCGGCCTCAAGCTCGGCGACGAGATCACCTTCAACGTGCTTGGCCGCGACATCTCCGCGACGATCACCAGCTTTCGTGACGTGGATTTCTCCACCGCCGGGATCGGTTTTGTCATGACGCTGAACCCCGCCGCGTTGCAAGGCGCACCGCATACTTTCATCTCGACCGTTTATGCCGAGCCGGAGGCCGAAGCGCAGATCCTGCGCGATCTGGCCGGGGCCTATCCCAATATCACCGCGATCCGGGTGCGCGACGCCATCGACCGGGTGAGCGTGCTGCTCGAAGGCATCGCGGGCGCCATCCGCTGGGGCGCGGCGGCGACGCTGCTCACCGGCTTTCTGGTGCTGATCGGCGCGGCGGCGGCGGGCGAGGGCGCGCGCACCTATGAGGCGGCGGTGCTGAAGACGCTGGGCGCCAGCCGTGCCCGCATCCTGCAAAGCTTTGCCCTGCGCTCGGCACTGCTGGGCGCAGCCGCCGGGGTGGTGGCGCTGGGGGCGGGGATCTTGGGCGGCTGGGCGGTCAGCACCTTCCTGATGGAGACGGAATTCGGCGTCATCTGGTCCTCGGCGCTCGGGATCATCGCGGGTGGCGTGCTGGCGACGCTTCTGGCGGGGCTGGGCTTTGCCTGGCGCCCGCTGGCGGCACGGCCCGCGCAGGTTCTGCGGGCGCGCGAATAG
- the fliP gene encoding flagellar type III secretion system pore protein FliP (The bacterial flagellar biogenesis protein FliP forms a type III secretion system (T3SS)-type pore required for flagellar assembly.): protein MIRRVLLILAALLLAGPAAAQEVTLDLGGGSVTAASLQLIALITLLSLAPGIAIMVTCFPFLVTVLSILRQAVGLQQSPPNMLIVSLALFLTYFVMEPVFTEAWEQGLQPLVEEQIEIAEAFDRTLAPFRSFMAARTDAATFDNMADLRPDARGTALAPEAPLSVLIPSFMLSEIARAFQVGFLIFLPFLIIDLVVAAVLMSMGMMMVPPAIVSLPFKLAFFVIADGWSLLAGSLVRSYF, encoded by the coding sequence ATGATCCGGCGCGTTCTCCTCATTCTGGCGGCGCTGCTGCTGGCCGGTCCCGCCGCCGCGCAGGAGGTCACGCTGGATCTGGGCGGTGGCTCGGTCACCGCCGCCAGCCTTCAGCTTATCGCGCTGATCACGCTGCTGAGCCTCGCGCCCGGCATCGCGATCATGGTGACCTGCTTTCCCTTTCTGGTCACCGTGCTGTCGATCCTGCGCCAGGCGGTGGGCTTGCAGCAATCGCCCCCCAATATGCTGATCGTCAGCCTGGCGCTGTTTCTGACCTATTTCGTGATGGAGCCGGTCTTTACCGAGGCCTGGGAACAGGGGCTGCAACCGCTGGTCGAGGAACAGATCGAGATCGCCGAGGCGTTCGACCGCACGCTGGCGCCGTTCCGCAGCTTCATGGCGGCGCGCACCGATGCCGCGACCTTCGACAATATGGCCGATCTGCGCCCGGATGCGCGTGGCACGGCGCTGGCGCCCGAAGCGCCGCTCTCGGTGCTGATCCCCAGCTTCATGCTGTCCGAGATCGCGCGGGCCTTTCAGGTGGGCTTCCTGATCTTCCTGCCCTTCCTGATCATCGATCTGGTGGTCGCGGCGGTGCTGATGTCGATGGGCATGATGATGGTGCCGCCCGCCATCGTCTCGCTGCCCTTCAAGCTCGCTTTCTTCGTCATCGCCGACGGCTGGTCGCTGCTCGCCGGATCGCTGGTCCGGAGCTATTTCTGA
- a CDS encoding flagellar basal body-associated FliL family protein: protein MSDATADAPEEADVPQKKSSKLPLIVGLVLALAGGGGGFYAASSGLLPFGGAKPAGDGHGGDSHESAGGGDHAAPMPDANAAFVELPPLVISMGSTANLHHLRFRASLEVPPAYAADVTTLQPRIMDVLNTYLRALEPADIEAPGALIKLRSQILRRLQLVAGEGRVRDLLIMEFVLT, encoded by the coding sequence ATGAGCGATGCCACCGCAGACGCCCCCGAAGAGGCGGACGTTCCGCAGAAGAAATCCTCGAAACTGCCGCTGATCGTCGGGCTGGTTCTGGCGCTGGCGGGCGGTGGCGGCGGATTCTACGCGGCGTCCTCGGGCCTGCTGCCCTTCGGCGGCGCCAAACCCGCCGGGGACGGCCATGGCGGCGATTCGCATGAGTCTGCCGGCGGCGGCGATCACGCCGCACCGATGCCGGATGCGAACGCCGCCTTTGTCGAGCTGCCGCCGCTGGTCATTTCCATGGGCTCCACCGCGAATCTGCACCACCTGCGGTTTCGCGCCAGCCTGGAGGTGCCGCCCGCCTATGCCGCCGATGTCACCACCTTGCAGCCGCGCATCATGGATGTGCTGAACACCTATCTGCGCGCGCTCGAACCCGCCGATATCGAGGCGCCGGGCGCGCTGATCAAGCTGCGCTCGCAGATCCTGCGGCGGCTCCAGCTCGTCGCCGGAGAGGGGCGCGTGCGCGACCTGCTGATCATGGAATTCGTCCTGACTTGA
- a CDS encoding FliH/SctL family protein, with product MTRLCEILEDFGTARAAPEPAAPLHDDSELEAARLESFDTGYRAGWDDAIKAQNDDHARIASDFAQNLQDLSFTYHEAYSQVLNGIAPLLEDVVGKLLPALLRETLGEHIAEQLRAMAREIGTLDVVIAVAPGSAESVMPLLEADFGFPLKLVEDSTLAEGQADIRFAETEKQIDLGGLVQEVAQAVQGFVHDNRRNTAHG from the coding sequence ATGACCAGGCTCTGCGAGATTCTTGAGGATTTCGGCACCGCCCGGGCCGCACCCGAACCCGCCGCGCCGCTGCATGACGACAGCGAACTGGAGGCGGCGCGGCTCGAATCCTTCGACACCGGATATCGCGCCGGCTGGGACGATGCGATCAAGGCGCAGAATGACGATCACGCCCGCATCGCCAGCGATTTTGCACAGAATCTTCAGGATCTGTCCTTCACCTATCACGAGGCCTACAGCCAGGTGCTCAACGGCATCGCACCGCTGCTCGAGGATGTGGTCGGCAAGCTGCTGCCGGCGCTGCTGCGCGAGACTCTGGGCGAACATATCGCCGAGCAGCTGCGCGCCATGGCGCGCGAGATCGGCACGCTCGACGTGGTGATCGCCGTGGCGCCGGGCAGCGCCGAGTCGGTGATGCCGCTGCTCGAGGCGGATTTCGGCTTTCCGCTGAAACTGGTCGAGGATTCGACGCTGGCCGAGGGTCAGGCCGATATCCGCTTTGCCGAGACCGAAAAGCAGATCGACCTTGGCGGGCTTGTGCAGGAGGTGGCGCAGGCGGTGCAGGGCTTTGTGCACGATAACCGGAGGAACACCGCCCATGGATGA
- a CDS encoding arylesterase, with protein sequence MMSSLRYGAAARLNKALALLLLLCSVMAAPARADTVHLLALGDSLTQGYGLIEQEGFVPQLRAWLAERGHDVRLVNGGVSGDTTAGGLSRAGWSLTPEIEGMIVTLGGNDLLRGLPPEVARANIEGILKIAAEKDVEVLLVGMQAPGNYGPDYKAAFDALYPELADAYGALFFPSFFEGIMPDGEMSEEARSLMQPDGIHPNGEGVARIVEAIGPSVEALIARIADAG encoded by the coding sequence ATGATGAGTTCGCTTAGATATGGGGCCGCGGCCCGGCTCAACAAGGCGCTGGCGCTGCTCCTGCTGCTGTGCAGCGTGATGGCGGCGCCGGCCCGGGCGGACACCGTGCATCTGCTGGCGTTGGGCGACAGCCTGACGCAAGGCTACGGGCTCATCGAGCAGGAGGGTTTTGTGCCGCAGCTGCGCGCCTGGCTGGCCGAGCGCGGCCACGATGTGCGGCTGGTCAATGGCGGTGTGTCGGGCGACACCACGGCGGGCGGGCTGTCGCGGGCCGGGTGGTCGCTGACGCCGGAGATTGAGGGCATGATCGTCACGCTGGGCGGCAACGACCTGCTGCGCGGGCTGCCGCCGGAGGTGGCGCGGGCCAATATCGAGGGCATTCTCAAGATCGCGGCGGAAAAGGATGTCGAGGTGCTGCTGGTGGGCATGCAGGCACCGGGCAATTACGGCCCCGACTATAAGGCGGCGTTCGATGCGCTCTATCCCGAGCTGGCCGATGCCTATGGCGCGCTGTTCTTTCCCAGTTTTTTCGAGGGGATCATGCCCGATGGCGAGATGTCTGAGGAGGCCCGTTCATTGATGCAGCCGGACGGGATTCATCCCAATGGCGAAGGCGTTGCCCGGATCGTCGAGGCGATTGGCCCGTCGGTAGAGGCGCTGATCGCGCGGATAGCCGACGCGGGCTAG
- the trhO gene encoding oxygen-dependent tRNA uridine(34) hydroxylase TrhO, with the protein MFTVCALYHFTRFDDPDALRAPLLELCREHAVTGTLLLAREGINGTIAGPREGIDAVLAHIRALPGCADIVWKLSSAAERPFARMKVRLKREIVTMGQPDVDPLARVGHYVDPAEWNALIRSPDVAVIDTRNDYEVAIGSFEGAVDPQTESFRDFPAWWEENKARFHNKRIAMFCTGGIRCEKSTNWLLGQGVEEVYHLKGGILKYLEEVPEAESAWQGSCFVFDGRVSVEHGLREGPHLLCHACRRPILPEDRERPEYEHGVSCHHCISETSEEDKARFRERQKQIALARARGVRHLHADVPDDSEV; encoded by the coding sequence ATGTTCACCGTCTGCGCGCTCTATCATTTCACCCGGTTCGACGATCCCGACGCCCTGCGGGCGCCGCTGCTTGAGCTGTGCCGCGAGCACGCCGTCACCGGCACGCTGCTGCTGGCGCGCGAGGGGATCAACGGCACGATCGCCGGCCCGCGCGAGGGCATCGACGCGGTGCTGGCGCATATCCGCGCGCTGCCCGGCTGCGCCGATATCGTCTGGAAGCTGTCGAGTGCCGCCGAGCGGCCCTTTGCCCGGATGAAGGTGCGGCTGAAGCGCGAGATCGTCACCATGGGCCAGCCCGATGTCGATCCGCTGGCGCGGGTCGGGCATTACGTCGACCCGGCGGAGTGGAACGCGCTGATCCGGTCGCCGGATGTGGCGGTGATCGACACGCGCAACGATTACGAGGTCGCCATCGGCAGTTTCGAGGGTGCCGTCGATCCGCAGACCGAGAGCTTCCGCGATTTCCCCGCCTGGTGGGAAGAGAACAAGGCGCGGTTCCACAACAAGCGCATCGCGATGTTCTGCACCGGCGGCATCCGCTGCGAGAAATCCACCAACTGGCTGCTCGGTCAGGGGGTGGAGGAGGTCTATCACCTCAAGGGCGGCATCCTGAAATATCTCGAGGAGGTGCCGGAAGCGGAGAGCGCCTGGCAGGGCAGCTGTTTCGTCTTCGACGGGCGCGTTTCGGTGGAGCACGGGCTGCGCGAGGGGCCGCATCTGCTCTGCCATGCCTGTCGTCGTCCGATCCTGCCGGAAGACCGCGAGCGCCCGGAATACGAGCATGGCGTCTCCTGCCATCACTGCATTTCCGAGACCTCGGAGGAGGACAAGGCGCGGTTCCGCGAGCGGCAGAAGCAGATCGCGCTGGCCCGCGCCCGGGGCGTGCGTCACCTGCATGCGGATGTGCCGGACGATTCCGAAGTCTGA
- a CDS encoding L,D-transpeptidase translates to MINRRKFVASALAGTALAAAAPAHAFEVDPKFRPQQVRIKADLTPGQILILPRAHFLYYVAEPGRAIRYGVGVGKAGLEFTGDAVIQVKKEWPTWRPTDEMIERDPGAYGKFKDNDYVQPGGPGNPLGARALYLFQNGRDTYFRIHGTTAPESIGRSVSNGCIRMLNDHVIDLYNRVPLGTPVTVI, encoded by the coding sequence ATGATCAACCGCCGCAAATTTGTCGCCAGCGCCCTGGCAGGCACCGCACTTGCCGCCGCCGCGCCAGCCCATGCATTCGAAGTCGATCCGAAATTCCGTCCGCAGCAAGTGCGGATCAAGGCCGATCTCACCCCCGGTCAGATCCTGATCCTGCCGCGCGCGCACTTCCTGTATTACGTGGCCGAGCCCGGTCGCGCGATCCGTTATGGCGTCGGCGTCGGTAAGGCCGGCCTGGAATTCACCGGCGATGCGGTCATCCAGGTCAAGAAAGAATGGCCGACCTGGCGCCCGACAGACGAGATGATCGAACGCGACCCCGGCGCCTATGGCAAATTCAAGGACAACGATTACGTTCAGCCCGGCGGCCCCGGAAACCCGCTCGGGGCCCGCGCACTCTATCTCTTCCAGAACGGCCGCGACACCTATTTCCGTATCCACGGCACCACCGCACCGGAATCCATCGGTCGCTCGGTTTCGAACGGATGCATACGCATGCTGAACGACCATGTGATCGACCTCTACAATCGTGTGCCGCTGGGAACACCCGTGACGGTGATCTGA
- a CDS encoding FliM/FliN family flagellar motor switch protein, producing the protein MDDMTEDTGPGAATPFTSVPIEITVSVGRARPLVRDLLKLGEGSVLTLDKRLEDPVELYVGDRLIGIGALEVVEGAENGQLAVRLTEVVDLKNPS; encoded by the coding sequence ATGGATGACATGACCGAAGACACGGGGCCCGGCGCCGCGACCCCTTTCACATCCGTCCCGATCGAGATCACCGTCTCGGTGGGCCGCGCCCGACCGCTGGTGCGCGACCTGCTGAAACTGGGCGAAGGCTCGGTGCTGACGCTCGACAAGCGGCTCGAGGATCCGGTGGAGCTCTATGTCGGCGACCGGCTGATCGGCATCGGCGCGCTGGAGGTGGTCGAGGGGGCGGAGAACGGCCAGCTCGCGGTGCGGCTGACCGAGGTTGTCGATCTGAAGAACCCGTCCTGA
- the trxC gene encoding thioredoxin TrxC, with translation MVKMVCFECGQTNRVPQERLTAGPKCGTCGAALIEGKARELDAATLAKAIRTDEMPLVVDFWAPWCGPCRMMAPEFSKAAASLKGKARLVKVNTEMHPQASASFGIRGIPTLIGFAGGRESGRQSGALPAAQIEAFASRVG, from the coding sequence ATGGTCAAAATGGTCTGTTTCGAGTGTGGTCAGACGAACCGTGTGCCGCAGGAGCGGCTGACTGCCGGCCCGAAATGCGGCACCTGCGGCGCTGCGCTGATCGAGGGCAAGGCGCGGGAACTGGATGCGGCAACGCTGGCAAAAGCGATTCGCACTGACGAGATGCCGCTGGTGGTGGATTTCTGGGCGCCCTGGTGCGGCCCCTGCCGGATGATGGCGCCGGAGTTTTCCAAAGCCGCGGCGTCGCTCAAGGGCAAGGCGCGGCTGGTGAAGGTGAACACGGAGATGCATCCGCAGGCCTCCGCCTCCTTCGGGATCCGGGGGATCCCGACGCTGATCGGTTTCGCCGGCGGGCGCGAGTCCGGCCGGCAATCGGGAGCGCTGCCGGCAGCACAGATCGAGGCCTTCGCCTCGCGCGTCGGCTGA
- a CDS encoding MotE family protein — protein sequence MKALFGKSARRRKGRRGKGVLAVIGGLLIASAVARVAVQATEALALEEPAPAPDTAPAKTAASGLPGCAAEEDIAPILAALQAREERVAKREGDIQTRMQALAVAEAEIERKMTAMEEAEQKLRATLAMAETAAEDDVARLTQVYATMKPKQAAALFEEMDPEFAAGFLGRMRPDAAAAIMAGLSPQKAYTISVMLAGRNARAPKE from the coding sequence ATGAAGGCGCTGTTCGGGAAATCCGCCCGGCGCCGCAAAGGGCGGCGCGGCAAGGGCGTGCTGGCAGTGATCGGCGGGCTGCTCATCGCCTCGGCGGTGGCGCGGGTCGCGGTGCAGGCGACCGAGGCGCTGGCGCTGGAGGAGCCGGCCCCCGCGCCGGACACGGCACCAGCCAAAACCGCAGCCTCGGGCCTGCCGGGCTGCGCGGCGGAGGAAGATATCGCGCCGATCCTCGCCGCGTTGCAGGCGCGTGAGGAGCGTGTTGCCAAGCGCGAGGGGGATATCCAGACGCGGATGCAGGCGCTCGCCGTCGCCGAGGCGGAGATCGAGCGCAAGATGACCGCCATGGAAGAGGCCGAGCAAAAGCTGCGCGCCACCCTCGCCATGGCCGAAACCGCCGCCGAGGATGACGTGGCGCGGCTGACACAGGTCTATGCGACGATGAAGCCCAAGCAGGCGGCGGCGCTGTTCGAGGAGATGGATCCGGAATTCGCCGCCGGCTTCCTGGGCCGGATGCGACCCGATGCGGCGGCGGCGATCATGGCCGGGCTCAGCCCGCAAAAGGCCTATACGATCAGCGTCATGCTGGCGGGGCGCAATGCCCGGGCGCCGAAGGAATAA
- a CDS encoding ABC transporter ATP-binding protein: MPDAVIALKDVTLSLRGNAGMVEILHGISLTIGKGETLGLIGPSGSGKSSLLMVMGGLENASTGSVDVLGQDLTAMNEDRLARFRRDHMGVVFQSFNLIPTMTALENVATPLELAGHKDAFDRAAAELETVGLAQRADHYPAQMSGGEQQRVALARASAPRPDILLADEPTGNLDGANGTAIMDLLFGLRDRHGATLVLVTHSNTLAQRCDRVVRLTDGRVDDTAEARAAE, translated from the coding sequence ATGCCCGATGCCGTTATTGCTCTCAAAGATGTCACGCTCAGCCTGCGCGGCAATGCCGGAATGGTGGAAATCCTGCATGGCATCTCTCTGACCATCGGCAAGGGCGAAACGCTGGGGCTGATCGGTCCGTCGGGCAGCGGCAAATCCTCTCTGCTCATGGTCATGGGCGGGCTGGAAAATGCCAGCACCGGCAGCGTCGACGTGCTCGGCCAGGATCTGACCGCGATGAACGAGGACCGGCTGGCGCGCTTCCGCCGGGATCACATGGGGGTGGTGTTCCAGAGCTTCAACCTCATCCCCACCATGACCGCGCTGGAAAACGTCGCCACGCCGCTGGAGCTCGCGGGGCACAAGGATGCCTTTGACCGCGCCGCCGCCGAGCTGGAGACCGTGGGGCTGGCACAGCGCGCCGATCATTACCCGGCGCAGATGTCGGGCGGCGAGCAGCAGCGCGTGGCGCTGGCCCGCGCCTCGGCGCCGCGCCCGGATATTCTGCTGGCCGATGAACCGACGGGCAATCTCGACGGCGCCAACGGCACGGCGATCATGGATCTGCTCTTTGGGCTGCGCGACCGGCATGGCGCGACGCTGGTGCTGGTCACCCATTCCAATACCTTGGCGCAGCGCTGCGACCGGGTGGTGCGGCTGACCGACGGGCGCGTGGACGACACCGCAGAGGCGAGGGCCGCCGAATGA